One region of Brassica napus cultivar Da-Ae chromosome A10, Da-Ae, whole genome shotgun sequence genomic DNA includes:
- the LOC106372681 gene encoding metacaspase-9-like, producing the protein MDQQGVVKRRLAVLVGCNYPNTRNELHGCVNDVLAMQETLTTRFGFKQEDMEVLTDEPESKVKPTGANIKAALRRMVEKAQNGSGGDVLFFHYSGHGTRIPSVKPAHPFRQDEAIVPCDFNLITDVDFRELVNQLPKGTSFTMISDSCHSGGLIDKEKEQIGPFSSSNRSLEMETTTTTLRALPFKEVLDHLSSLTGIFTSDIGTHLLELFGGDAGLKFRLPTIDLMDLLEKMTLRERHVDSGILLSGCQADETSADVGGGGGKAYGAFSNAIQTVLKENGGALKNKELVMMAREVLERLGFQQHPCLYCSDQNADATFLSLP; encoded by the coding sequence ATGGATCAACAAGGAGTTGTCAAGAGAAGACTAGCCGTTCTCGTCGGCTGCAACTACCCCAACACAAGGAACGAGCTTCACGGCTGCGTCAACGATGTTTTAGCCATGCAAGAAACTCTAACGACACGTTTTGGATTcaaacaagaagacatggaggtGCTAACGGACGAGCCAGAGTCAAAGGTAAAGCCCACTGGAGCCAACATCAAGGCCGCTTTACGTAGGATGGTGGAGAAAGCTCAAAATGGATCTGGTGGAGACGTCTTGTTCTTCCACTATAGTGGCCATGGAACTCGGATTCCTTCGGTTAAGCCTGCTCATCCTTTTAGACAAGACGAAGCTATTGTTCCTTGTGATTTCAACCTCATCACGGATGTTGACTTCAGAGAATTGGTTAATCAACTTCCTAAGGGAACGAGCTTTACCATGATCTCGGATTCTTGCCATAGTGGTGGTCTCATTGACAAGGAGAAAGAACAAATAGGACCATTCTCCTCTAGCAATAGATCTctagaaatggagacaacaacaacaacattgcGTGCCTTGCCCTTCAAGGAAGTCCTCGACCACTTGAGTTCTCTAACCGGAATCTTCACTTCCGACATTGGAACACACCTACTCGAGCTCTTTGGTGGCGACGCTGGTCTAAAGTTCCGGCTACCGACTATTGATTTGATGGATCTTTTGGAGAAAATGACGTTGCGTGAAAGGCACGTTGACTCCGGGATATTGCTGAGCGGGTGTCAGGCCGATGAAACGTCTGCTGACGTAGGCGGTGGTGGCGGGAAGGCGTATGGAGCGTTTAGCAACGCGATTCAAACGGTGTTGAAGGAAAACGGAGGTGCCTTGAAGAACAAGGAACTAGTGATGATGGCTAGAGAAGTGCTTGAGAGACTAGGGTTCCAGCAACACCCTTGTCTTTACTGCAGCGATCAGAACGCTGACGCTACGTTCCTGTCTCTACCTTAA
- the LOC106370750 gene encoding protein PHYTOCHROME KINASE SUBSTRATE 4, translating into MAETTVTVVATKRDALDPYIKIIQSRSLDIDVSFSSYLKPDNNEQKEQQEDTEISIFEARRYFSESGSNDRSKSTNLSGPRFSSASSAKVSSFTVGHTASSEASWNSQTGLLRNNNRQGSDHDGRGSSKKGPRWFFRRRTCPCSSSKSVQVQETKPRIAEFKTGSDRTVSIVHHNHQRISSSDPIRLTIPSNNVTRTINYAGNSRESSVPVSNFSFPTLNPIKPDLNRTEPVLHPIKPVLNPTSPKGVTTTDEEAASDASSDLFEIESFSTQHISRPCAPPPPADLVRNSVDETATEYGYEPSEASVTWSVTTAEPVSVAAASFSRINLSQPSLTFGGGCDKKRTALLDCRCEKAVMVSGGQRLVQPLKNVSVQDDVMQKVLCNNGSSTLKMLNNKSSFLV; encoded by the coding sequence ATGGCGGAAACTACTGTAACTGTCGTAGCGACCAAACGCGATGCTCTAGACCCTTACATCAAGATCATTCAAAGTCGGTCCCTCGACATCGATGTCTCCTTCTCCTCATACCTCAAGCCAGACAACAACGAACAAAAGGAGCAACAAGAAGATACGGAGATAAGCATATTCGAAGCTCGAAGATACTTTAGCGAAAGCGGAAGCAACGATAGATCCAAATCTACGAATCTTAGTGGTCCAAGATTCTCTTCGGCTTCATCTGCTAAAGTCTCTTCCTTTACCGTGGGACATACGGCATCCTCCGAAGCTAGCTGGAACAGCCAAACCGGTTTGCTCCGTAACAACAACCGACAAGGATCGGACCATGACGGACGTGGAAGCAGCAAGAAAGGCCCCAGGTGGTTTTTCAGACGCAGGACTTGTCCCTGTTCTAGCTCCAAGTCGGTCCAGGTCCAAGAAACCAAACCAAGAATTGCAGAGTTTAAAACCGGTTCTGACCGAACCGTGTCTATCGTTCATCATAATCATCAGAGGATATCGTCGTCTGATCCGATTAGACTAACGATCCCTTCAAACAATGTGACCCGGACCATAAATTACGCGGGAAACAGTAGAGAATCTTCAGTTCCGGTTAGTAATTTTAGCTTCCCGACTCTGAACCCGATTAAACCGGATTTGAATCGAACCGAACCGGTTCTGCATCCGATTAAACCGGTTTTGAACCCAACGAGTCCCAAGGGAGTTACTACTACAGACGAAGAAGCCGCGAGCGACGCCAGCTCCGACCTCTTCGAGATAGAGAGCTTCTCTACTCAGCACATATCTCGTCCCTGTGCTCCACCACCACCAGCTGATCTCGTCAGAAACTCGGTAGACGAGACAGCGACAGAGTACGGTTACGAGCCGAGCGAAGCAAGTGTCACTTGGAGCGTTACGACCGCGGAACCGGTCTCGGTAGCGGCGGCTAGCTTCTCAAGAATCAACTTATCGCAGCCGTCGCTGACATTTGGCGGCGGTTGCGATAAGAAGAGAACGGCGTTGTTAGACTGTCGTTGTGAGAAAGCGGTTATGGTTAGTGGCGGTCAGCGTTTGGTTCAGCCGCTTAAGAACGTTAGCGTTCAGGATGACGTCATGCAAAAGGTGTTGTGCAACAATGGCAGCTCTACACTAAAAATGTTGAATAATAAATCGTCGTTTCTGGTTTAG
- the LOC106372677 gene encoding alpha carbonic anhydrase 3-like, whose protein sequence is MNNIIILFVTFLALSSSSRAADETETAFHYKKGALADPSKWSMTKKEWKICGTGKRQSPIDLSPGIARLVHNSTKLIQTYYKPVEATLKNRGYDIMVSWDDDAGKIVINNTDYQLVQSHWHAPSEHFLNGERLAMELHMVHKSEAGHLAVIGVLFREGEPNAFISRIMGKINTIANIQDGEATIGRLHPKDFGWDLTKFYEYRGSLTTPPCTEDVIWTIINKVGTVSREQIKVLVDARRGGYEENARPAQPLNKRVVYLNEQHVRSTPSSQKQIHI, encoded by the exons atgAACAACATTATTATCCTATTTGTGACATTTCttgctctttcttcttcatctcgaGCAGCAG ATGAGACAGAGACTGCGTTCCATTACAAAAAAGGAGCACTAGCCGATCCATCCAAATGGAGCATGACCAAGAAAGAATGGAAAATTTGCGGGACGGGGAAGAGGCAATCACCAATCGATCTTTCTCCAGGAATAGCTCGCCTAGTTCACAATTCTACAAAGCTTATTCAGACATATTACAAACCAGTTGAAGCTACTCTTAAAAACCGTGGATACGACATCATG GTTTCATGGGATGACGACGCAGGGAAGATTGTGATCAATAATACTGACTATCAATTGGTTCAAAGCCATTGGCACGCACCGTCAGAACATTTCCTCAATGGAGAAAG GTTGGCCATGGAACTTCACATGGTACATAAAAGTGAAGCAGGACACTTAGCAGTTATTGGAGTTCTCTTCCGAGAAGGTGAACCGAATGCTTTCATTTCAAgg ATAATGGGAAAGATCAATACGATCGCAAACATCCAAGATGGCGAGGCGACCATAGGAAGGCTACACCCAAAAGATTTCGGATGGGATCTTACAAAATTCTATGAATATCGTGGATCTCTCACCACTCCTCCTTGCACTGAAGATGTCATCTGGACCATCATCAACAAG GTGGGGACGGTTTCACGTGAGCAGATTAAAGTATTAGTCGATGCTCGCCGCGGT GGTTATGAGGAAAACGCAAGACCGGCTCAGCCGCTGAATAAACGTGTGGTTTATCTAAACGAACAGCATGTCAGATCAACTCCAAGCTCCCAAAAAcaaattcatatataa
- the LOC106372675 gene encoding probable calcium-binding protein CML50 yields MSGYPPTSQGYGYGYGGGNQPPPPQPPYSSSTGNNPPTSQGYGYGGGNNPPYGSSSPYAVPYGASKPQSSSAPSAPPYAPSPPPGDFNPPKEKPFGGGYGASPPSGPYGSAAAPRPGGYGAAPPHSEYGGYGAAPRPYGGYGAAAPPSGVPEYGGYGGAPPRPGGGGYGGYPSPQGSSYGSPFASLVPSGFAPGTDPNIVACFQAADQDGSGFIDDKELQGALSSYQQRFSMRTVHLLMYLFTNTNAMKIGPKEFTALFYSLQNWRSIFERSDKDRSGRIDVSELRDALLSLGFSVSPVILDLLVSKFDKSGGKNRAIEYDNFIECCLTVKGLTEKFKEKDTGYSGSATFTYESFMLTVLPFLIA; encoded by the exons ATGTCAGGTTACCCTCCGACGAGCCAAGGCTACGGTTACGGCTACGGCGGCGGAAATCAACCTCCCCCTCCTCAGCCACCTTACTCCTCCTCCACCGGAAACAATCCTCCGACGAGCCAAGGTTACGGCTACGGCGGCGGAAACAATCCTCCGTACGGATCATCATCTCCTTACGCTGTTCCCTACGGCGCGTCGAAGCCCCAATCCTCGTCTGCTCCTTCTGCACCACCGTACGCTCCCTCTCCTCCTCCAGGGGACTTCAACCCGCCAAAGGAGAAGCCTTTCGGCGGCGGCTACGGAGCTTCGCCGCCGTCTGGACCTTACGGTTCTGCTGCGGCTCCCCGTCCGGGAGGATACGGAGCTGCTCCGCCGCATTCCGAATACGGCGGTTACGGCGCTGCGCCGCGTCCTTACGGCGGATACGGAGCTGCTGCTCCGCCGTCGGGGGTTCCTGAGTACGGCGGTTACGGTGGTGCTCCGCCTCGtccaggaggaggaggatacGGAGGCTATCCTTCTCCTCAGGGATCTTCTTATGGAAGCCCCTTCGCTTCTCTGGTTCCGTCAGGTTTTGCTCCGGGGACGGATCCGAACATAGTGGCTTGCTTCCAGGCTGCTGATCAGGACGGAAGTGGGTTCATCGATGACAAGGAGCTTCAAGGGGCTTTATCGTCTTATCAGCAGAGGTTTAGCATGAGAACTGTTCATCTTCTTATGTATCTATTCACCAACACCAATGCCATGAAGATAG GACCTAAGGAGTTTACTGCACTTTTCTATAGTCTTCAAAACTGGAGG TCCATCTTTGAGAGGTCTGATAAGGACAGGAGCGGGAGAATAGATGTGAGTGAGCTGAGAGATGCGCTTCTGAGCCTCGGGTTTTCAGTTTCTCCTGTGATTCTGGATCTTCTTGTCTCCAAATTCGACAAAAGCGGTGGCAAGAACAGGGCCATTGAATATGACAATTTCATTGA GTGCTGTCTCACTGTTAAG GGATTAACAGAGAAGTTCAAGGAGAAGGACACAGGATACTCAGGCTCAGCTACTTTCACTTACGAATCCTTCATGCTCACTGTCCTCCCCTTCCTCATCGCATAA